The sequence TGGTCTCCCCGGTCGGCGACCAGGGTGCGGTCATCGCCCGCACCGCAGTGCTCGCCGCCGGCATGCCGGACACCACCGGCGGGGTCCAGATCAACCGGTTCTGCGCGTCGGGCCTTGAGGCCGTCAACATGGCCGCCCAGAAGGTGCGTTCCGGCTGGGACGACCTGGTGCTCGCCGGCGGCGTCGAGTCGATGAGCCGCGTGCCGATGGGCTCCGACGGCGGCGCCTGGGCCACCGACCCCGAGACCAACTACACCGTCGGCTTCGTGCCGCAGGGCATCGGCGCCGACCTGATCGCCACCATCGAGGGCTTCTCCCGCGAGGACGTCGATCGCTTCGCGCTGCGCAGCCAGGAGCGCGCCGCCGCGGCGTGGTCGGGCGGCTACTTCGCCAAGTCCGTCGTCCCGGTGCGCGACCAGAACGGCCTGGTCATCCTCGATCACGACGAGCACATGCGGCCCGACACCACGCTGGAGGGGCTGGCCAAGCTCAAGCCCGCGTTCGAAGGCGTCGGCGCGATGGGCGGTTTCGACGACGTGGCGCTGCAGAAGTACCACTGGGTCGAAAAGATCAACCACGTGCACACCGGCGGCAACAGCTCCGGCATCGTCGACGGCGCCGCACTGGTGCTCGTCGGCAGTGAAAGCGCGGGAAAGGCTCAAAATCTGACGCCGCGCGCCCGCGTCGTGGCCACCGCGACCAGCGGTGCCGATCCGGTCATCATGCTCACCGGCCCGACCCCTGCGACCCGCAAGGTGCTCGACCGCGCCGGTCTGACCGTCGATGACATCGACCTGTTCGAGCTCAACGAGGCGTTCGCCTCGGTGGTGCTGAAGTTCCAGAAGGAACTCAACATCCCCGACGAGAAACTCAACGTCAACGGCGGCGCCATCGCGATGGGCCACCCGCTGGGCGCCACCGGCGCGATGATCACCGGAACCATGGTCGACGAGCTCGAGCGTCGCAGTGCGCGACGCGCGCTGATCACGCTGTGCGTGGGCGGCGGCATGGGCGTGGCCACCATCATCGAGCGGGTTTAGGAGACATCCCCAATGAGCACCGAGAACACCATCAAGTGGGACAAGGACGACGACGGCATCGTCACCCTGACGCTGGACGACCCCACCGGCTCGGCCAACGTGATGAACGAGCATTACAAGCAATCTATGCACGAGGTCGTGAAACGCCTTGTTGCCGAGAAGGATTCGATCACCGGCGTGGTGATCACCAGCGCCAAGAAGACCTTCTTCGCCGGCGGTGACCTCAAGGGCATGATGCAGATCGGCCCGGAGAACGCCAAGGACGCGTTCGACGAGGTCGAGTTCATCAAGGCCGACCTGCGCAAGCTGGAGACCCTCGGTGTGCCCGTCGTCGCGGCGATCAACGGCGCCGCCCTCGGCGGCGGACTGGAGATCGCGCTGGCGTGCCATCACCGCATCGCCGCCGACGTCAAGGGCTCGGTCATCGGGCTGCCCGAGGTGACCCTCGGCCTGCTGCCCGGCGGTGGCGGGGTGACGCGCACCGTGCGGATGTTCGGCATCCAGAAGGCCTTCATGGAGGTGCTGAGCCAGGGCACCCGGTTCAAGCCGGGCAAGGCCAAGGAGATCGGGCTGGTCGATGAACTCGTCGACAGCGTCGAGGACCTGGTGCCCGCGGCCAAGGCCTGGATCAAGGCCAACCCGGACGCCCATACCCAGCCGTGGGACGCCAAGGGTTACAAGATGCCCGGCGGCACGCCGAGCAGCCCCGGCCTGGCCAGCATCCTGCCGTCGTTTCCGGCGCTGCTGAAAAAGCAGCTCAAGGGCGCGCCGATGCCGGCGCCGCGGGCGATCCTGAACGCGGCCGTCGAGGGCGCGCAGGTCGACTTCGACACCGCCAGCCGCATCGAGAGCCGCTACTTCACGTCGCTGGTCACCGGCCAGGTCGCCAAGAACATGATCCAGGCGTTCTTCTTCGACCTGCAGACCATCAACGGCGGCGGCTCACGGCCCGACGGCATCGACAAGACGCGGCCGACCAAGATCGGCGTGCTCGGCGCGGGCATGATGGGCGCAGGCATCGCCTATGTCTCGGCCAAGGCCGGCTTCGACGTGGTGCTCAAAGACGTCAGCCTGGAGGCCGCCCAGAAGGGCAAGGGCTACTCGGAGAAGCTCGAGGCCAAGGCGCTCGAGCGGGGCAAGACCACCGAAGAGAAGTCCAAGGCGCTACTCGACCGGATCAAGCCGACCGGCGACGCCGCCGACCTGAAGGGCGTCGACTTCGTCATCGAGGCCGTCTTCGAGAACCAGGAACTGAAACACAAGGTGTTTCAGGAGATCGAGGGCATCGTCGAGCCGAACGCACTGTTGGGTTCCAACACCTCCACCCTGCCGATCACCGGTCTGGCCACCGGGGTCAAGCGTCAGGAGGACTTCATCGGGATCCACTTCTTCAGCCCGGTCGACAAGATGCCGCTGGTGGAAATCATCAAGGGCGAGAAGACCTCTGACGAGGCGCTGGCCCGGGTGTTCGACTACACCCTGGCCATCGGCAAGACGCCGATCGTCGTCAACGACAGCCGCGGCTTCTTCACCAGCCGCGTCATCGGCACGTTCGTCAACGAGGCGCTCGCCATGCTCGGCGAGGGCGTGCAGCCGGCGTCCATCGAGCAGGCCGGTTCGCAGGCCGGGTATCCGGCGCCGCCGCTGCAGCTGTCCGACGAGCTCAACCTCGAGCTGATGGCCAAGATCGCCACCGAGACCCGAAAGGGTGTGGAGGCCGCGGGCGGCACCTACGAGCCACACCCGGCCGAGGCCGTCGTCAACAAGATGATCGAGCTCGGCCGGCCCGGCCGCGCCAAGGGCGCCGGCTTCTACGAGTACGCCGACGGCAAGCGGGTCGGCCTGTGGCCGGGGCTGCGGGAGACGTTCACGTCCGGCAGCGCCGACGTCCCGCTGCAGGACATGATCGACCGGATGCTGTTCGCCGAGGCCCTGGAGACCCAGAAGTGTCTCGACGAAGGCGTGATCACCTCGACCGCCGACGCCAACATCGGCTCGATCATGGGCATCGGCTACCCGCCGTGGACGGGCGGCAGTGCCCAGTTCATCGTCGGCTATGAGGGCCCGGCCGGCCGCGGTAAGGAGGCGTTCGTCGCGCGGGCCAAGGAGTTGGCCGCCCGCTACGGCGAGCGGTTCACCCCGCCGGACTCCCTGCTGTAGGACAACTCCCGAGCCGGCCTAGACCACGCGGTGACTATGGTCGTGGCGTGGCCGAGAGCTTCACCGAGACCTTCGCGGCCGGGCTGGCCGGCTACGGCGACCGACCGTGCATCCAGTTCGAGGGCCGCTGGTATTCCGGTAAGGAGGTCACCGCCTACGGGCGCGCGATCGCCGATGTGTTGCACGACGCCGGCGTGGCCGACGGTGCGCCGGTCGGCTTGGTGGTGCGCAACCGATTACCGCACGCAGCGGCGATCATCGGCTTTCTGGCCGCCGGTCGGCCGGTGTCCATGATCTATTCGTTTCAGTCGCCCGAGTCCATCGGCCGCGACATCGACGCGCTGCGTTTGTCGGCCGTCGTCGCCGATGTCGAGGACTGGACCGAACCCGTCATCACCGCCGCGGAACGGGCCGGCAGTGCGGGCGTGGCGATCTCGCTGCGGCAACCCACCGTGACGGCGGTGGCGGGGCTGACCCGACGCGACGCCACCCGCACGCATGCCGACGCCGAACCCGATGTGGCACTGCAGATCCTGACCAGCGGAACCACCGGCCCGCCGAAACGGCAGTCGATCAAAACCGACGTGTTACGGCGCACGGTCTTCAGCGTCACCAGCGGGGAGAAAGCGGCGGCGGATGCGCCACCGGAACTGGCCTACTGGCAGTTCGGCGGCATCGGGGTATGCCAGCTGATCGCAGGCGTCTACAACGGCAGGCGAATCGTTGTGCTGGAGCGGTTCAGCGTCGACGGCTACGTGGCGGCGATCAAGGAGCACCGCATCCCCCGCTCGGGCGTGCAACCGGCGGTGATCCGCATGCTGCTCGACGCCGACGTCGCCAAGGAGGACCTGGCGTCGCTGGACTTCCTGATCAGCGCGTCGGGCCCGCTGGACCCCGAAACCCGCGACGAGTTCGAGGGACGCTACGGCATCCCCATCGTGTTGGCCTACGGCGCAACGGAATTCGCTGGATCACTGTGCGCGTGGACCCCGGAGCTGCAAGCCGAGTTCGGCGCGTCCAAACGCCACAGCGTCGGCAGGGCGCTGCCGGACACCGAACTGCGCGTCGTCGACCCCGAAACGGGTGCCGAACTGGCGCGGGGTGAGCAGGGGCTGTTGGAAGCGAAAGTCGCCCCGATCGGCGCCGATTGGATCCGCACCACCGACATCGCCTCGATCGACGCCGACGGGTTCGTGACCCTGCACGGTAGGGCCGACGGCGCGATCAACCGCGGGGGTTTCAAGATACTGCCGGAAACCGTTCGGCGCGTGCTGGTCTCACACCCAGCCGTCAAGGACGCGTGCGTCGTGGGGGTGCCCGACACGCGGTTGGGTCAGGTGCCGTTCGCGGCCATCGAAGTCGCCGACGGAACCGCTGCGCCCTCCGAAGAAGAACTCTCCGAGTTGATCCGCGCCCGCCTGCCCGTCTACAACGTGCCGGTGGCCTTCGCCGTCGTCGACCAACTGCCGCGCAACCCGGCGTTGAAGGTCAGCCTGCCCGCCGTCGCCGCGCTGTACAAGCCGCGTTGAGAACGGCTCAGATTGTTCCGAGATCAGCGGACAACCAGTGCTGCGGCCGCAGATAGATCGCCACCGTCTCTCCGTGCTCGCGGCGGGCGGCCTCGAGGTAGGCATCCACTTTGTCGGGCGGAAGATAACGCTTGGTCATCTCGACCAGCTGGTCGTCGGTGCTGGGCTCGATGCGGCTGACCGGACCGTCCACCGCCACGTAGCGCACCGACGGTTCCAGGCGCTGCGCCATCAGCGTGAACTCACCCTGCGCCTCGATGAGGCGATGTTTGCGCGAACCGGCCCCGGTGATCACCCACGGTTCGCCGCCGGGGCTGTACTGATACCAGATCGGCACGGTCAGCGGACCGCGCCTGTCGCCCGCGCCCACCGACAGCGCGGCGATATGCGGTTCGGCGAGGAACTGTTCGCGTTCTTCCTTGGAAAGGGCCATCCCGCCAGGCTAACCGCGGGGCCCACCAAACAGCGACGATGCCCGTCAGGCCGCCACCCGCGAGAAGAACGCCATGGTGACCAGGCCGATGATGATGGCGACCTGCGTCTGCCCCATCGCCGCGGTACTCACGATGCCGGCCACGGCCGCGATGGCGATGACGACGAGAAGAAGGACATAGAACCAGCGAACGCCGGCGGCGCCGCCTGCTCGTACGGGATGCGTCTCAAATTCACGGCCCACGACCGCCTCCTATGTGACACAAATCACATGAAATCCTTCATGTGAGCCACACCATATACCACCAAAGTGTTCCTGACGAGCCAACCGCCGTCGCCGCGTTGCAACTGCGACCCTGTGTCCGATGCGAGATGAGCCAACATGACGGACCTCTGCGAGTTACCGGGCCACCAGCTTGTGCGGCTGATGTCAGAGGGCGCCGTCTCGTGCCGGGACGTCGTGCAGGCCCACCTGGCCCGCATCGACGCCGTCGATCCGGCGCTCAACGCGCTTGTCAGTGCGGCCGATCCGCAGACGTGCCTGCGAGCCGCGGCGGCCGCCGATGACCGAGCCGCGCGCGGGGCTGCGCTGGGCCGGGCACACGGGCTGCCGGTGGTCGTCAAGGACGTCATGCTGGTTGCCGGACTCGAATGCTCCGGCGGAAGCCCGGTGCTGCGTGCCCGGTCCAGCCGCGACGCGACGGCGGTGGCGAGGCTCCGCGACGAGGGCGCGATCGTGCTGGGCCTCACCAACGTCCCCGAGATGGGGCGAGGCGGTGAATCCAACAACAACCTCTACGGCCGCACCAACAATCCGTATGACCTGACGAGGACACCCGGCGGCAGCAGCGGTGGGTCGGCCGCGCTGGTCGCCGCCGGTGGCGCCGCGCTGAGCGTCGGCTCCGACGGCGGCGGCAGCATCCGTCAGCCGTGCCACAACACCGGGCTCGCCGGGCTCAAGCCCACCCACGGCCGGATCCCGAGGACCGGCAGCGTCTTCGGCGACGCGCTGGGCGTCTTCGGCCAGTTCAACTGCTACGGGCCGCTCGCCCGGTCGGTGCGAGACCTGTATCTGGGGTTGTCGATCATGAACGGCCCCGATCTGCGCGACCCTTACGCCGTGCCCGCCCCGCTCGCGGACCCGGACGACGTCGACGTGGCGGACCTGCGGATCGCCACCTACCTGGACGACGGCATCTCACCACCCGACGACGATGTCGCCACCGTGGTCACCGATGCGGTTCGGGCGCTGGCCGACGTCG comes from Mycolicibacterium pulveris and encodes:
- a CDS encoding class I adenylate-forming enzyme family protein; translated protein: MAESFTETFAAGLAGYGDRPCIQFEGRWYSGKEVTAYGRAIADVLHDAGVADGAPVGLVVRNRLPHAAAIIGFLAAGRPVSMIYSFQSPESIGRDIDALRLSAVVADVEDWTEPVITAAERAGSAGVAISLRQPTVTAVAGLTRRDATRTHADAEPDVALQILTSGTTGPPKRQSIKTDVLRRTVFSVTSGEKAAADAPPELAYWQFGGIGVCQLIAGVYNGRRIVVLERFSVDGYVAAIKEHRIPRSGVQPAVIRMLLDADVAKEDLASLDFLISASGPLDPETRDEFEGRYGIPIVLAYGATEFAGSLCAWTPELQAEFGASKRHSVGRALPDTELRVVDPETGAELARGEQGLLEAKVAPIGADWIRTTDIASIDADGFVTLHGRADGAINRGGFKILPETVRRVLVSHPAVKDACVVGVPDTRLGQVPFAAIEVADGTAAPSEEELSELIRARLPVYNVPVAFAVVDQLPRNPALKVSLPAVAALYKPR
- a CDS encoding acetyl-CoA C-acetyltransferase, producing MSEEAFIYEAIRTPRGKQKNGSLTEVKPISLVTGLIDEIRRRHPDLDENLISDVILGVVSPVGDQGAVIARTAVLAAGMPDTTGGVQINRFCASGLEAVNMAAQKVRSGWDDLVLAGGVESMSRVPMGSDGGAWATDPETNYTVGFVPQGIGADLIATIEGFSREDVDRFALRSQERAAAAWSGGYFAKSVVPVRDQNGLVILDHDEHMRPDTTLEGLAKLKPAFEGVGAMGGFDDVALQKYHWVEKINHVHTGGNSSGIVDGAALVLVGSESAGKAQNLTPRARVVATATSGADPVIMLTGPTPATRKVLDRAGLTVDDIDLFELNEAFASVVLKFQKELNIPDEKLNVNGGAIAMGHPLGATGAMITGTMVDELERRSARRALITLCVGGGMGVATIIERV
- a CDS encoding amidase is translated as MTDLCELPGHQLVRLMSEGAVSCRDVVQAHLARIDAVDPALNALVSAADPQTCLRAAAAADDRAARGAALGRAHGLPVVVKDVMLVAGLECSGGSPVLRARSSRDATAVARLRDEGAIVLGLTNVPEMGRGGESNNNLYGRTNNPYDLTRTPGGSSGGSAALVAAGGAALSVGSDGGGSIRQPCHNTGLAGLKPTHGRIPRTGSVFGDALGVFGQFNCYGPLARSVRDLYLGLSIMNGPDLRDPYAVPAPLADPDDVDVADLRIATYLDDGISPPDDDVATVVTDAVRALADVARSVEHDAPACLGRTMTLLWESVFLGGDRGLGFEADLAAMGATDPSEELAEFLAQARDVDFSLSEARRRWADIDTYRIKMLTFMADYDVIVGPAMPTPAKPHHHGLVEVSDFSHLMVHNLTGWPAAVVRCGTSKEGLPIGVQVVARPWQDATALAVAAHLEKVFGGWRSPPMVSSVA
- a CDS encoding pyridoxamine 5'-phosphate oxidase family protein; its protein translation is MALSKEEREQFLAEPHIAALSVGAGDRRGPLTVPIWYQYSPGGEPWVITGAGSRKHRLIEAQGEFTLMAQRLEPSVRYVAVDGPVSRIEPSTDDQLVEMTKRYLPPDKVDAYLEAARREHGETVAIYLRPQHWLSADLGTI
- a CDS encoding 3-hydroxyacyl-CoA dehydrogenase NAD-binding domain-containing protein, encoding MSTENTIKWDKDDDGIVTLTLDDPTGSANVMNEHYKQSMHEVVKRLVAEKDSITGVVITSAKKTFFAGGDLKGMMQIGPENAKDAFDEVEFIKADLRKLETLGVPVVAAINGAALGGGLEIALACHHRIAADVKGSVIGLPEVTLGLLPGGGGVTRTVRMFGIQKAFMEVLSQGTRFKPGKAKEIGLVDELVDSVEDLVPAAKAWIKANPDAHTQPWDAKGYKMPGGTPSSPGLASILPSFPALLKKQLKGAPMPAPRAILNAAVEGAQVDFDTASRIESRYFTSLVTGQVAKNMIQAFFFDLQTINGGGSRPDGIDKTRPTKIGVLGAGMMGAGIAYVSAKAGFDVVLKDVSLEAAQKGKGYSEKLEAKALERGKTTEEKSKALLDRIKPTGDAADLKGVDFVIEAVFENQELKHKVFQEIEGIVEPNALLGSNTSTLPITGLATGVKRQEDFIGIHFFSPVDKMPLVEIIKGEKTSDEALARVFDYTLAIGKTPIVVNDSRGFFTSRVIGTFVNEALAMLGEGVQPASIEQAGSQAGYPAPPLQLSDELNLELMAKIATETRKGVEAAGGTYEPHPAEAVVNKMIELGRPGRAKGAGFYEYADGKRVGLWPGLRETFTSGSADVPLQDMIDRMLFAEALETQKCLDEGVITSTADANIGSIMGIGYPPWTGGSAQFIVGYEGPAGRGKEAFVARAKELAARYGERFTPPDSLL